ATGCAACAACAGTTGTATCTATGGTGGCTAAAGCGTTTTGAAGTATTAATCAAAAGTCACATAGATAATAAATCTAGGTGGCTATTAAATATAAATTTTTAAAGCTATTTAGATTTGTCTAAGTGGCTTTTTTTAGTACAAATTTATAGAAAAGAGGAAAGTATTATGAAAAAATTATTAAATTTATGTTTAGTGTTGGTTGTTGGATTAGTATTAGTGGGTTGTAATTCAACAAAGAAAAGTGAAGATGTTGTCAAGATTGGAATTATTCAAATCGTTGACCATGAATCATTAGATGCTACTAGAAATGGTTTCACAAATAAGTTATCTGAATTAGGGTATAAAGATGGTGAAAATATTGAAATAGATTATCAAAATGCACAAGGTGATCAAGCAAACTTAAAAACAATAGCAGCTAAGCTTGCAAAAAATTCTGACCTTGTTTTAGCAATCGCAACTCCATCAGCTCAAGCAATCGCAACAGAAACAACAGATATTCCAATTTTAATTACAGCTGTAACTGATCCAATTGATGCTGGATTAGTAAAATCATTAGATAAACCAAGCACTAATGTTAGTGGAACAAGTGATGCAGTTGATGTTAATAAGCAAGTCCAACTTATTAAAAAAATGAAAGATGTTAAAAGTGTTGGTTTAATCTATAATGCTAGTGAAACAAATTCAAAGATTCAAATTGATGAGGCAAAAGTAGCACTTAAAGAGGCAGGTTTAACAAGCCATGAAGCAACAGTAGCAACTACAAATGATATTAAGCAAGCAATGACATCACTTGCAAAAAAAGTTGATGCAATCTATGTTCCAACAGATAATACATTAGCATCTGGTATGGCAAGTGTTGGTGAAATTGCTAAAGAGAGTAAGCTTCCTGTTATTACAGGCGCAACTGAACAAGCACAAGCTGGTGGTTTAGCATCATACGGTGTTAATTATAGTAAACTTGGTGAGCAAACAGCCGATATGGCAGCAAGAATTTTAAAAGGCGAAGTTAAAATTTCTGAAATGCCAATAGAAAAATCAAAAGAGTTCACATTGTATATTAATGATGAAATGGCAAAAATTTTAGGTATTGATAAGTCAATATTAACTGTAGATTAGAAAGGGGCATTATAGATGGAGATTATTTTACTAGCAATTTCAGAAGCATGTTTATGGGCGATACTAGCGATTGGCGTTTATTTAATGTATAAGATTTTAGATATTGCTGATTTAAGTGTAGAGGGAGTTTTTCCTTTAGGAGCAGCAGTTTGTGCTATTATGCTTACTAATGGAGTTAATCCTTTTTTAGCAACTTTCTTATCATTAATGGCTGGAATGTTAGCAGGTCTTTTAGGAAGTTTGTTACATACAAAATTAAAAATACCAGCTTTACTAACAGGAATTTTAGTAATGAGTGGTTTATATTCAATCAATTTAAGAATTATGCAAAAACCAAATATTAGTTTATCGAATGTCACAACTGTATTTAGTGCATTAGAAAACTACATTTCAAAAGAATATGTTTCTTTAATTGTTGGCATTATTACTCTAATTATTGTAATTACTTTACTATATCTATTTTATAAAACTGAATTAGGACTAGCATTTATCGCAACTGGTGATAATGAAGTGATGGCACAAGCTAATAGTATAAATACTGATAATATGAAAATAATTGGCTATATGATTTCAAATGCGTTAGTGGCTTTAAGTGGGGCATTACTTTCTCAATATAATGGGTTTGCGGATGCTCAAAGTGGTGTTGGGACTATTGTAATTGGTTTAGCAGCTGTAATTATTGGTGGGGTGTTAGTTAAAAAAGCAACTTTTACAAAAAGGTTAATGTTGGTTGTAATTGGTGCAATAATTTATCGTTTAATAATTAGTTTAGCTTTAGAAATGAATATTGAAGCAACTGATTTAAAACTTATTTCAGCTATTATTCTTGCTGTATTTCTAGCTGCACCAAATTTAAAAATTGCTAAAAAGGTAAAGGTGATATAATATGGAACAAATTTTAAAGTTAGATAATCTTCATAAAGTTTTTAATAGTGGTAGTGTTAATGAAAATCATGTTTTAAAAGGAATAGATTTAGTAATAAATAAAGGTGATTTTATTAGTGTTATTGGTGGTAATGGTGCTGGTAAATCAACTTTATTAAATGTTATTGCTGGTAGTATTACACCTGATGTAGGAATTATTACCTTAGAAGATAATGATGTTACAAATGATAGTGTCATAAAAAAATCTAAATATATTTCACGTGTTTTTCAAGATCCTAGTATGGGTAGTTCTCCTAAATTAAATATTGAAGAAAACTTATCACTTGCATATTTAAGAGGTAAAAAAAGAGGTTTGAAAAAAGCTGTAAAAGTATCTAATAGAAAGTTGTTTATTGAAAAGTTATGTGATCTTGGTCTTGGTTTAGAAGATAGATTAAAAACTGAAGTTAGTTTACTATCAGGTGGACAAAGACAAGCACTTACTTTATTAATGGCAACTATTATTCAACCAAAAGTCTTACTTTTAGATGAACATACAGCAGCTCTTGATCCTAAAACAACAGAATTAGTTTTAAACTTAACAGATAAGTTAATTAAGGAAAATAATTTAACATCATTAATGGTTACGCATGATATGGAGGATGCTATAAAATATGGTAATCGTTTAATCATGTTGCATAGTGGTAAGGTAGTTGTGGATATTAGTGGTGACAAGAAAAAAGAATTGAGTGTTTCAAAGTTAATTGAATTATTTCATAAGAATAGTGGTGAGATGTTAAAACAAGATGATATGTTGTTAAAATAATTTGTTCTCTGTGTTATAATTATTCCAACAATTAGTTATAGAGAGGACTGATGAACATGGAAGCATATGAAGTTAGTGCTTTTACTCGAGAAAATGAAGGGGGTAATCTTGCAGGAGTTGTTATAATGGATAATTTATTATCTGAAAATGAAATGCAAGAAATAGCGACTAAATTTGGTTATAGTGAAACAGCTTTCGTTGAAATTTTTGAAGAAAATATTTTTAATGTTAGATTTTTCACTGTAACAAATGAAGTTGATTTATGTGGTCATGCTACGATTGCTACTTTTCATTTATTAAAAGAAAAGGGATATATTACTAAAAAAGAGGCTTTTCAATATACAAAGGCTGGTAAATTAAAGGTTATTTGTGATAATAACATTTTAATGGAAATGTCTAAGCCAGTAGTTAAGAATGATTTAGATAAAGATCAGTGTGCTGATTTATTAAGTATTAATCCTGATGAAATTATTAATAAACCGAAGATTGTTGAAGTAGGATTACCTGATGCAATGGTGGTTGTAAAAGATTATCAAGTGTTAGAAAAAATTAAAATGAAAAAAGATGAAGTTACTAAATTTAGTAATGATAATGAGATTACAGGGTTTCATGTTGCAACAATAGAAAAGGGTAATTATTATGTTAGAAACTTTGCACCTGCTTGTGGGATTGATGAAGAGAGTGCAACAGGTACTGCAAATGGTGGAATGTTTGTTTATCTTCAAAGTAAGGGTTATATTAAGGGTGATGAACAAATTTCATTTAAACAAGGTGATTTAATGAATTTACCAAGTGAAATAGTTGTTAAACAAATTGATGATATAATTTGGGTTGGCGGTAAAGCTACCATTATTAAAGAATTAAGTATTTAGGTTAAGGTGATACAAAATGAATTTTTTTAGTATGTGTAAGGAGCGTTATTCAGTTAGAAAGTTCTTGCCTAATAAGGTTGAGAAAATTAAAATAAAGTTTATTACTGAAGCAGCAAGTTTTGCTCCAACAGCAGTTAATTATCAACCTCAACGTATTTTAGTTTTAGAAAGTGAAGAGAGTTTAGAAAAAGTTAAAGAATGTACTCCATATCATTTTAATGCTCCACTAACATTTTTAATTTGTTATGATAAAAAAACGAGTTGGAAAGATAATATGGGTAAAGATATTGGAATTGTTGATTCTAGCATTGTTGTTACGCATTTAATGTTTGCTGCACTTGAACAAGGGTTAGGTAGTACTTGGGTTGGTTCTTTTGATTATGATAAGGTTAGAAAATTGTTTTCTTTACCTGATTATCTAGAACCAGTTGCTTTTTTACCAATGGGTTATCCAGCTGATGATTCACGACCTAGTCAAATGCACAAAAATAGGCTTGATTTAGCCAAAACAGTATTTTTTGAAAGTTTTGAGAAAATTGAGCCTGCTATTGAACATGGAAATAATCATTAAGAGATGTATTAATTTTTATACATCTTTTTTTTATCCTAACACCTTAAAAAAATAACCACTTAACGCTAATTGCTTTAATCGAGTATTAAACTATGTATAATAGTAGATGAAAGAAGGTATTTTGATGAAAAACAATAATTTATTAAGAATTTTAAAAATAACGAGCCCATCGAAAATAATAATTTTTATTGCGATTGTTTTAGCACTTATTAGTACAGTTTCTAGTTTAGTTGTTCCACAATTAACTAAAGATATCATTGATGGAAGTATGGCTAATTTCACTTTATCAAAAGGAATAATTGTTATAACGATATTTTTAATTCAAGGAATTAGTGGTGGCGCTACATATTTTGCATTGAGTTATATAGGTAATAAAATGGTTGCTAAATTAAGAGAGATGCTTTGGAAAAGAATAATTTATTTACCAATACCTTTCTTTAGTTCAACAATGTCAGGTGAAACAGCAAGTAGAGTTGTAAATGATACTAATATTATTAAAACACTTGTTAGTGAAAACATTGTAAACTTTGTTATTGGTATTATAACTTTAGTAGCATCAATTGTTATTTTGTTTGTTATGGATTGGAAAATGACAATGATTATTTTACTAACAATTCCTGTTGCTACTGCGATTGTTGTTCCACTTGGTAAAATAATGTATGATGTATCAATTAAAACACAAAATAAAACAGCTGATTTTACTGGGAGTATTACACAGGCTTTAACTGAAATGAGACTTGTTAAATCATCAAATGGTGAAGGCGAAGAAATTAAAAGAGAAACTAGTTTAATTAATGATTTATTTAGATTTGGATTAAAAGAAGCAAAAATTAATGCAATTTTAGATCCACTTATAACAGGAATTGTAATGATTGCACTATTTGGTATTATTGCTTATGGTGGAATGAGAGTAACTAATGGAACACTAAGTTCAGGAACACTTATTGCATTTATTTTATATATTTTTAATATTGTAATTCCTATTGCATCATTTGGTACTTTTATCACTCAAGTTCAAAA
The Bacilli bacterium PM5-9 DNA segment above includes these coding regions:
- a CDS encoding nitroreductase (product_source=COG0778; cath_funfam=3.40.109.10; cog=COG0778; pfam=PF00881; superfamily=55469), translating into MNFFSMCKERYSVRKFLPNKVEKIKIKFITEAASFAPTAVNYQPQRILVLESEESLEKVKECTPYHFNAPLTFLICYDKKTSWKDNMGKDIGIVDSSIVVTHLMFAALEQGLGSTWVGSFDYDKVRKLFSLPDYLEPVAFLPMGYPADDSRPSQMHKNRLDLAKTVFFESFEKIEPAIEHGNNH
- a CDS encoding putative ABC transport system ATP-binding protein (product_source=KO:K05833; cath_funfam=3.40.50.300; cog=COG1101; ko=KO:K05833; pfam=PF00005; smart=SM00382; superfamily=52540), which encodes MEQILKLDNLHKVFNSGSVNENHVLKGIDLVINKGDFISVIGGNGAGKSTLLNVIAGSITPDVGIITLEDNDVTNDSVIKKSKYISRVFQDPSMGSSPKLNIEENLSLAYLRGKKRGLKKAVKVSNRKLFIEKLCDLGLGLEDRLKTEVSLLSGGQRQALTLLMATIIQPKVLLLDEHTAALDPKTTELVLNLTDKLIKENNLTSLMVTHDMEDAIKYGNRLIMLHSGKVVVDISGDKKKELSVSKLIELFHKNSGEMLKQDDMLLK
- a CDS encoding putative ABC transport system permease protein (product_source=KO:K05832; cog=COG4120; ko=KO:K05832; pfam=PF02653; transmembrane_helix_parts=Inside_1_2,TMhelix_3_25,Outside_26_56,TMhelix_57_76,Inside_77_82,TMhelix_83_105,Outside_106_127,TMhelix_128_150,Inside_151_179,TMhelix_180_198,Outside_199_207,TMhelix_208_227,Inside_228_235,TMhelix_236_255,Outside_256_264,TMhelix_265_283,Inside_284_289), with translation MEIILLAISEACLWAILAIGVYLMYKILDIADLSVEGVFPLGAAVCAIMLTNGVNPFLATFLSLMAGMLAGLLGSLLHTKLKIPALLTGILVMSGLYSINLRIMQKPNISLSNVTTVFSALENYISKEYVSLIVGIITLIIVITLLYLFYKTELGLAFIATGDNEVMAQANSINTDNMKIIGYMISNALVALSGALLSQYNGFADAQSGVGTIVIGLAAVIIGGVLVKKATFTKRLMLVVIGAIIYRLIISLALEMNIEATDLKLISAIILAVFLAAPNLKIAKKVKVI
- a CDS encoding PhzF family phenazine biosynthesis protein (product_source=TIGR00654; cath_funfam=3.10.310.10; cog=COG0384; pfam=PF02567; superfamily=54506; tigrfam=TIGR00654) translates to MNMEAYEVSAFTRENEGGNLAGVVIMDNLLSENEMQEIATKFGYSETAFVEIFEENIFNVRFFTVTNEVDLCGHATIATFHLLKEKGYITKKEAFQYTKAGKLKVICDNNILMEMSKPVVKNDLDKDQCADLLSINPDEIINKPKIVEVGLPDAMVVVKDYQVLEKIKMKKDEVTKFSNDNEITGFHVATIEKGNYYVRNFAPACGIDEESATGTANGGMFVYLQSKGYIKGDEQISFKQGDLMNLPSEIVVKQIDDIIWVGGKATIIKELSI
- a CDS encoding ATP-binding cassette subfamily B protein AbcA/BmrA (product_source=KO:K18104; cath_funfam=1.20.1560.10,3.40.50.300; cog=COG1132; ko=KO:K18104; pfam=PF00005,PF00664; smart=SM00382; superfamily=52540,82866; transmembrane_helix_parts=Inside_1_18,TMhelix_19_38,Outside_39_57,TMhelix_58_80,Inside_81_131,TMhelix_132_151,Outside_152_155,TMhelix_156_178,Inside_179_235,TMhelix_236_258,Outside_259_272,TMhelix_273_295,Inside_296_569), producing MKNNNLLRILKITSPSKIIIFIAIVLALISTVSSLVVPQLTKDIIDGSMANFTLSKGIIVITIFLIQGISGGATYFALSYIGNKMVAKLREMLWKRIIYLPIPFFSSTMSGETASRVVNDTNIIKTLVSENIVNFVIGIITLVASIVILFVMDWKMTMIILLTIPVATAIVVPLGKIMYDVSIKTQNKTADFTGSITQALTEMRLVKSSNGEGEEIKRETSLINDLFRFGLKEAKINAILDPLITGIVMIALFGIIAYGGMRVTNGTLSSGTLIAFILYIFNIVIPIASFGTFITQVQKAKGATARIIEILDEPIEDLENGDNIDLTNKKVSFNNVSFNYNDENDILKNISFSANPNETIAFVGPSGAGKSTIFSLIERFYSAESGQILLDDKNINEISLKSWRSQIGYVPQESSMFSASIRENLCYGLDREVSDDELWEVVELAYVKDVIENLPEKFDSHVGERGLKLSGGERQRLAIARAFLRDPKILLLDEATASLDSQSEGVVQEALANLMKGRTTFVIAHRLSTIVNAHQIVFVENGEVTGIGKHDELVNNHNLYAEFAKQQLA
- a CDS encoding putative ABC transport system substrate-binding protein (product_source=KO:K01989; cath_funfam=3.40.50.2300; cog=COG2984; ko=KO:K01989; pfam=PF04392; superfamily=53822); translated protein: MKKLLNLCLVLVVGLVLVGCNSTKKSEDVVKIGIIQIVDHESLDATRNGFTNKLSELGYKDGENIEIDYQNAQGDQANLKTIAAKLAKNSDLVLAIATPSAQAIATETTDIPILITAVTDPIDAGLVKSLDKPSTNVSGTSDAVDVNKQVQLIKKMKDVKSVGLIYNASETNSKIQIDEAKVALKEAGLTSHEATVATTNDIKQAMTSLAKKVDAIYVPTDNTLASGMASVGEIAKESKLPVITGATEQAQAGGLASYGVNYSKLGEQTADMAARILKGEVKISEMPIEKSKEFTLYINDEMAKILGIDKSILTVD